A section of the Deinobacterium chartae genome encodes:
- a CDS encoding aldehyde dehydrogenase family protein gives MTDPTPAELRELFERQRVRAREIARQGPEDRLARLQRLREALLAHRAELRAALWADLGKAHNEVDFTEITPLLGEIRHARAHLRGWMRPRRVPSPLALPGARSEVRYEPRGVVLILAPWNYPLLLQLAPLVSALAAGNTAVLRPSERAPHTAAVLEAMIARSFDPAEVAVVSGDVPVAEALLELPFDHIFFTGSTAVGRRVMAAAARHLTPVTLELGGKSPAIVAASADLELAARRLAWGKLLNVGQTCVSPDHVWVQRSLEARFVRAYRAAVQRLYGPPEAWRGNPDLGRMVSSAAVERLRDLTQRSLEAGARLELGGDFDPAARYVAPTLVSRVSPDMPLMSEELFGPVLPVLGFDDLTEPVRTIGAMDTPLALYVFARDPQLTERVLGEVRSGGAVVNDTIVHLANPALPFGGQGASGMGNYHGFYGFRTFSHERAVMQVGRASLFPLVSAPYRGLGKRVASALRRWMD, from the coding sequence ATGACCGACCCTACCCCTGCCGAGCTCCGCGAGCTGTTCGAACGTCAACGGGTCCGTGCCCGCGAAATCGCCCGCCAGGGCCCCGAGGACCGCCTGGCACGGCTGCAGCGCCTCCGCGAGGCCCTGCTGGCCCACCGGGCCGAACTGCGCGCCGCCTTGTGGGCCGACCTGGGCAAGGCGCACAACGAGGTCGATTTCACCGAGATCACGCCGCTGCTGGGCGAGATCCGCCATGCCCGCGCTCACCTGCGCGGCTGGATGCGCCCCCGGCGGGTCCCGAGCCCCCTGGCCCTGCCCGGGGCACGCAGCGAGGTGCGCTACGAACCGCGCGGCGTGGTGCTGATCCTGGCACCCTGGAACTACCCGCTCCTGCTGCAGCTCGCCCCGCTGGTCTCGGCCCTGGCGGCGGGCAACACCGCCGTGCTGCGCCCCTCCGAGCGCGCACCGCACACCGCCGCCGTCCTCGAGGCCATGATCGCGCGCAGCTTTGACCCGGCCGAGGTCGCGGTCGTGAGCGGCGACGTACCGGTGGCCGAGGCCCTGCTCGAACTGCCTTTCGACCACATCTTCTTCACCGGCTCGACCGCCGTGGGACGGCGCGTGATGGCCGCGGCCGCGCGGCACCTCACCCCGGTCACCCTCGAGTTGGGCGGCAAAAGCCCGGCCATCGTCGCCGCCAGCGCCGATCTGGAGCTGGCGGCGCGGCGTCTGGCCTGGGGCAAGCTGCTGAACGTCGGGCAAACCTGCGTCTCACCCGATCACGTCTGGGTGCAGCGCAGCCTCGAGGCGCGCTTCGTGCGGGCCTACCGCGCGGCCGTTCAGCGGCTGTACGGTCCGCCCGAGGCGTGGCGGGGCAATCCGGACCTCGGCCGCATGGTGAGTTCTGCAGCGGTCGAGCGCCTGCGCGACCTGACCCAGCGCAGCCTCGAGGCCGGAGCGCGCCTCGAGCTGGGCGGCGACTTCGACCCGGCCGCGCGGTACGTGGCTCCCACGCTGGTGTCCCGGGTGAGCCCGGACATGCCGCTGATGTCCGAGGAACTGTTCGGTCCGGTGCTGCCGGTGCTGGGTTTCGATGACCTCACGGAGCCGGTCCGGACCATCGGGGCGATGGACACGCCGCTGGCCCTGTACGTCTTCGCCCGTGACCCCCAGCTGACCGAACGCGTGTTGGGCGAGGTCCGCTCGGGCGGCGCGGTCGTGAACGACACCATCGTGCATCTTGCCAACCCGGCGCTGCCCTTTGGCGGACAGGGAGCGAGCGGGATGGGCAACTACCACGGCTTTTACGGCTTTCGCACCTTCAGCCACGAACGGGCAGTGATGCAAGTAGGCCGCGCCAGCCTGTTTCCGTTGGTTTCGGCACCGTACCGGGGCCTGGGCAAGCGGGTGGCCTCGGCCTTGCGCCGGTGGATGGACTGA
- a CDS encoding metallophosphoesterase: protein MTALSSLSIGNTYRFQISQHSAELRGLTRAVRVAHLSDLHYGVFVGLGSVRRWVDATLAAQPDLIVITGDFLDSSFRNRSYLSLLGELSRLRAPLGVYGVWGNHDWTSLNTGRTRARFAERLRLHGITMINNSGVQLRDDLYLAGVDDWWFGNQDLEAALQGYRGGAVLLLSHNPDFLPYVSDRVQLTLCGHTHGGQVRIPLVGPLKRPTLQPVLQGWVRGDTLLSSPDEGENAPHPDPYRPALGFVSRGLGVTGVPVRWACPAEIALLELLPDPSST, encoded by the coding sequence ATGACCGCGCTTTCGTCCCTGAGCATCGGAAACACCTACCGCTTTCAGATCTCGCAGCACAGCGCCGAGCTGCGGGGCCTGACCCGTGCGGTGCGGGTCGCACATCTCAGCGACTTGCACTACGGGGTGTTCGTCGGACTGGGCTCGGTCCGGCGCTGGGTGGACGCCACGCTGGCGGCCCAGCCGGACCTGATCGTGATCACCGGGGATTTTTTAGACAGCAGCTTTCGTAACCGCAGCTATCTGAGCCTGCTCGGCGAACTCTCGCGTCTGCGCGCCCCGCTCGGCGTTTACGGGGTGTGGGGCAACCACGACTGGACCAGCCTGAACACCGGCCGGACCCGCGCGCGCTTCGCCGAGCGCCTGCGGCTGCACGGCATCACCATGATCAACAACTCGGGCGTGCAGTTGCGCGACGACCTGTACCTGGCCGGCGTGGACGACTGGTGGTTCGGCAACCAGGACCTCGAGGCGGCCCTGCAGGGCTACCGGGGCGGGGCGGTCCTGCTGCTCTCGCACAATCCGGACTTTTTGCCGTACGTGTCCGACCGGGTTCAGCTGACCCTGTGCGGTCATACCCACGGAGGGCAGGTGCGCATTCCGCTGGTCGGTCCGCTCAAGCGTCCGACCCTGCAGCCGGTGCTGCAGGGATGGGTGCGGGGCGACACCCTGCTGTCCTCGCCGGACGAGGGGGAGAATGCTCCGCACCCCGATCCGTACCGTCCGGCTCTGGGCTTCGTGTCACGCGGCCTGGGCGTGACCGGGGTTCCTGTGCGCTGGGCGTGCCCGGCCGAGATCGCCCTGCTCGAGCTGCTCCCGGACCCGTCCTCGACCTGA
- the ileS gene encoding isoleucine--tRNA ligase, with product MFKPVESNPNFPNLERDVLEFWRNKNVFKRSLEKDGPVFSFFEGPPTANGTPGIHHVQARSYKDLFPRFKTMQGYRVPRKAGWDTHGLPVELAVEKKLGLSSKREVEAYGIDKFNAQCRESVFEYEHIWREFTERMGYWVDLDDAYMTLHKDYIESVWWSLKQLAGQDLLYKGFRVAPYCPKDGTTLSNAEVSEGYKDIQDPSIYLTFDLVDPARLGLPEGSAFLVWTTTPWTVPYNVGVALNPDFTYLAVRDTNGKVVILAESLKNQVLGEDAEVVKRFAAPELEGARYHPPFREAYDLEGDGQNAWQAGLDSYVTAEDGTGIVHTAPAFGEDDLRLARKYGFPIIVGVDSEGKHRFGPWKGVFFRDANSDINRALKEKGVLWKLVNFNHAYPHCWRCGTPLMYYATESWFVRNTARKERLIELNGTINWLPAHIRTGRYGAWLENLVDWNLSRNRYWGTPLPIWETASGRFHVVGSYAELAELSRGAINPFNPEFDPHRPFIDDVVLYHPETGEEMRRVPYVIDVWYDSGSMPFAQFHYPFENKEAFEGRFPADYIAEAIDQTRGWFNTLHQLGTLLFDSVAYKTVICHGHILDEKGNKMSKSKGNIVDPWAMFEQYGADATRWYMFVSAPPELSRRFGPNLVAESFKNYFLTLWNTYSFFVMYANLDQPDLTAAPPVSERPEVDRWLLAKLQELIQTVTERLEAFDPTGSSRAIQDFVVEDLSNWYVRRNRRRFWRSEGEVDTAAYATLHQALVTVTQLTAPFTPFVAEMLYQNLVLSVDPMAPESVHLSRWPTVNASLLNPELVEQMDAVIKVVSLGRAVRGQTGIKTRQPLPKVLLRARTREQTASLGRFREQIAEELNVKNVELLEQFADLVSYQLKPNLPVVGKKYGKQIPLLKKALEAADPSLVARSVREDRAFEVEADGVRFELQPNEVLVDARSPEGMAAIEDAGYLVAFDTTVTRELLLEGLARDVVRAVQNARKDAGLEVSDRIRLSLLLEGDALEAAREHRDLIAGETLAEELLFGAELEGTFVAELEGGRLALARL from the coding sequence GTGTTCAAACCCGTCGAAAGCAACCCGAACTTCCCCAACCTAGAGCGAGACGTTCTCGAGTTCTGGCGCAACAAGAACGTCTTCAAGCGCAGCCTCGAGAAGGACGGCCCGGTCTTCTCGTTCTTCGAGGGGCCGCCCACCGCCAACGGCACCCCGGGCATCCACCACGTGCAGGCACGCTCGTACAAGGACCTGTTCCCGCGCTTCAAGACCATGCAGGGCTACCGCGTGCCGCGCAAGGCGGGCTGGGATACGCACGGCCTGCCGGTCGAGCTCGCCGTGGAGAAAAAGCTGGGCCTGTCCTCGAAGCGCGAGGTCGAAGCCTACGGCATCGATAAATTCAACGCGCAGTGCCGCGAGTCGGTGTTCGAGTACGAGCACATCTGGCGCGAGTTCACCGAGCGCATGGGTTACTGGGTGGACCTGGACGACGCCTACATGACCCTGCACAAGGACTACATCGAGTCGGTGTGGTGGAGCCTCAAGCAACTCGCAGGCCAGGACCTGCTGTACAAGGGCTTCCGGGTCGCCCCCTACTGCCCCAAGGACGGCACCACGCTCTCCAACGCCGAGGTGAGCGAGGGGTACAAGGACATCCAAGACCCCTCGATCTACCTCACCTTCGACCTGGTGGACCCCGCCCGGCTCGGCCTCCCCGAGGGCAGCGCCTTCTTGGTGTGGACCACCACGCCCTGGACCGTGCCGTACAACGTCGGCGTGGCCCTCAACCCCGACTTCACCTACCTCGCGGTGCGCGACACGAACGGCAAGGTCGTGATCCTGGCCGAAAGCCTCAAAAACCAGGTGCTCGGTGAGGACGCCGAGGTCGTCAAGCGCTTTGCCGCGCCGGAACTCGAGGGGGCGCGCTACCACCCGCCCTTCCGCGAGGCCTACGACCTCGAGGGAGACGGCCAGAACGCCTGGCAGGCGGGCTTGGACAGCTACGTGACCGCCGAGGACGGCACGGGCATCGTGCACACCGCCCCGGCGTTCGGCGAGGACGACCTGCGCCTGGCGCGCAAGTACGGCTTCCCGATCATCGTCGGGGTGGACAGCGAGGGCAAGCACCGCTTCGGGCCGTGGAAAGGCGTGTTCTTCCGCGACGCCAACTCGGACATCAACCGCGCCCTGAAGGAAAAAGGCGTGCTGTGGAAGCTGGTCAACTTCAACCACGCCTACCCGCACTGCTGGCGCTGCGGCACCCCGCTGATGTACTACGCCACCGAGTCGTGGTTCGTGCGCAACACCGCCCGCAAGGAGCGCCTGATCGAGCTGAACGGGACCATCAACTGGCTGCCCGCGCACATCCGGACCGGACGCTACGGGGCGTGGCTGGAGAACCTGGTCGACTGGAACCTCTCGCGCAACCGCTACTGGGGCACCCCGCTCCCCATCTGGGAGACCGCCTCGGGCCGCTTCCACGTGGTGGGTTCGTACGCCGAACTGGCCGAGCTCTCGCGGGGGGCGATCAATCCCTTTAACCCCGAATTCGACCCGCACCGCCCGTTCATCGACGACGTGGTCCTCTACCACCCCGAAACCGGCGAGGAGATGCGGCGCGTTCCGTACGTGATCGACGTGTGGTACGACTCGGGCTCGATGCCGTTCGCGCAGTTTCACTACCCGTTCGAGAACAAGGAGGCCTTCGAGGGACGCTTCCCGGCCGACTACATCGCCGAGGCCATCGACCAGACCCGCGGCTGGTTCAACACCCTGCACCAGCTTGGCACGCTGCTGTTCGACTCGGTCGCCTACAAGACCGTGATCTGCCACGGACACATCCTGGACGAGAAGGGCAACAAGATGTCCAAGTCCAAGGGCAACATCGTAGACCCCTGGGCGATGTTCGAACAGTACGGCGCCGACGCCACCCGCTGGTACATGTTCGTCTCGGCGCCGCCCGAACTGTCGCGGCGTTTTGGCCCCAACCTGGTGGCCGAGAGCTTCAAGAACTACTTCCTGACGCTGTGGAACACCTACAGCTTCTTCGTGATGTACGCCAACCTCGACCAGCCCGACCTGACGGCCGCACCTCCCGTGTCCGAGCGGCCCGAGGTGGACCGCTGGCTGCTGGCCAAGCTGCAGGAGCTGATTCAGACCGTCACCGAGCGCCTCGAGGCCTTTGACCCGACCGGGTCCTCGAGGGCCATCCAAGACTTCGTGGTCGAAGACCTCTCCAACTGGTACGTGCGCCGCAACCGCCGCCGCTTCTGGCGCAGCGAGGGCGAGGTGGACACCGCCGCCTACGCCACGCTGCACCAGGCCCTGGTGACCGTCACCCAGCTGACCGCGCCGTTCACGCCGTTCGTGGCCGAGATGCTGTACCAGAACCTGGTGCTGTCGGTGGACCCCATGGCGCCCGAGTCGGTGCACCTCAGCCGCTGGCCGACCGTGAACGCGTCGCTCCTGAACCCCGAACTGGTCGAGCAGATGGACGCGGTGATCAAGGTGGTCAGCCTGGGCCGCGCGGTGCGCGGACAGACCGGCATCAAGACCCGCCAGCCGCTGCCCAAGGTGCTGCTGCGCGCCCGCACCCGGGAACAGACCGCCAGCCTGGGCCGCTTCCGCGAGCAGATCGCCGAGGAACTCAACGTCAAGAACGTAGAGCTGCTCGAGCAGTTTGCCGACCTGGTCAGCTACCAGCTCAAGCCGAACCTGCCGGTGGTCGGCAAGAAGTACGGCAAGCAGATCCCGCTGCTCAAGAAGGCCCTCGAGGCCGCTGATCCCTCGTTGGTGGCGCGCTCGGTGCGCGAGGACCGCGCCTTCGAGGTCGAGGCCGACGGTGTGCGCTTCGAGCTGCAGCCGAACGAGGTGCTGGTGGACGCCCGCAGCCCCGAGGGCATGGCGGCCATCGAGGACGCCGGTTACCTGGTGGCTTTTGATACCACCGTGACCCGCGAGCTGCTGCTCGAGGGCCTGGCGCGCGACGTGGTGCGCGCGGTGCAAAACGCGCGCAAGGACGCGGGCCTGGAGGTCTCGGACCGCATCCGCCTGAGCCTGCTGCTCGAGGGTGACGCGCTCGAGGCGGCGCGCGAGCACCGCGATCTGATCGCGGGCGAGACGCTCGCCGAGGAACTGCTGTTCGGCGCGGAGCTCGAGGGGACGTTCGTGGCGGAGCTCGAGGGCGGCAGGCTGGCGCTGGCCCGGCTCTGA
- a CDS encoding TetR/AcrR family transcriptional regulator: MPNALRRQDRARSDSDKEARRRTIVSTALRVFGSHAYADVTMSTIAREAGLAKGTLYLYFHGKEELFLHVLEEHLAGWLEDVTRRLHAASPRSPEQAAHALLAPLEAHGGLLRLLGLLATALEHNADPQATRAFQRRLNERLRAPGTALEAALPGLEADRGAQVLWDAVALMIGRGLLAGLPGDPASSPRTFQEALEAPLSALLRGMLTAQRRP, encoded by the coding sequence ATGCCCAACGCCTTGCGCCGCCAGGACCGCGCGCGCAGCGACAGCGACAAGGAAGCGCGCCGCCGCACCATCGTCTCTACAGCCCTGCGGGTCTTCGGCAGCCACGCCTACGCGGACGTGACCATGAGCACCATCGCGCGCGAGGCCGGGCTGGCCAAGGGCACGCTCTACCTGTACTTTCACGGCAAGGAGGAGCTGTTTTTGCACGTGCTCGAGGAGCACCTGGCAGGCTGGCTCGAGGACGTTACCCGGCGGCTGCACGCCGCCTCTCCTCGCAGCCCGGAACAGGCGGCCCACGCCCTGCTCGCCCCGCTCGAGGCGCACGGCGGCCTGCTGCGCCTGCTGGGCCTGCTCGCGACGGCGCTCGAACACAACGCGGACCCCCAAGCCACCCGGGCTTTCCAGCGCCGCCTGAACGAACGCCTGCGCGCGCCCGGAACGGCGCTCGAGGCTGCCCTGCCCGGCCTCGAGGCGGACCGGGGAGCTCAGGTCCTGTGGGACGCGGTGGCCTTGATGATCGGCCGGGGGCTGCTCGCTGGACTCCCCGGAGACCCGGCGAGCAGCCCCCGGACCTTTCAGGAGGCGCTCGAGGCACCTCTGAGTGCGCTGCTGCGCGGCATGCTGACCGCCCAAAGGAGACCGTGA
- a CDS encoding DUF1349 domain-containing protein: MIWTWLNEAPHWHEDGSRLTVRSGPDSDFWRHTHYGFVRDSGHARLTVMRGDFDATVRFRGDYRDLYDQAGLLLRLDPERWIKCGVEYVEGRQLLSVVVTHGFSDWSVTPLEGQPEEITLRLERRAEAVTVLAAPSGQAPQMLRMAYFPPEPEVEVGPMCASPQGQGFEVSFEEVRLEAVT, translated from the coding sequence ATGATCTGGACCTGGCTCAACGAGGCACCTCACTGGCACGAAGACGGCTCCCGGCTCACCGTCCGCAGCGGTCCGGACTCGGACTTCTGGCGCCACACCCACTACGGTTTCGTGCGCGACAGCGGCCACGCGCGCCTCACGGTCATGCGCGGCGACTTTGACGCCACCGTGCGCTTCCGGGGAGACTACCGCGACCTGTACGACCAGGCCGGACTTCTGCTGCGCCTCGACCCCGAGCGCTGGATCAAATGCGGCGTCGAATACGTAGAAGGGCGGCAGCTCCTGAGCGTGGTGGTCACCCACGGGTTTTCCGACTGGTCGGTCACCCCCCTCGAGGGCCAGCCGGAAGAAATCACGCTGCGCCTCGAGCGCCGTGCCGAGGCGGTCACCGTTCTGGCCGCTCCCAGCGGTCAAGCGCCCCAGATGCTGCGCATGGCCTACTTTCCGCCCGAACCAGAGGTGGAAGTCGGCCCGATGTGCGCCTCTCCGCAGGGTCAGGGCTTCGAGGTGAGCTTCGAGGAGGTGCGCCTCGAGGCAGTAACCTGA
- a CDS encoding (Fe-S)-binding protein: MLPLIHQILFAVFALITAGFGLYGFYRLYRKITRGRSSAEARFDHPVKRLLEAAWTSLTQERTFRKRPWISVLHAFIFYGFVYYLLVNVVDGLEGYFHFEITSDNVAGAVYNFLADILSLLVLIGVVSLAIRRFTGKGGRVFRFNDRTLLHERVRDGYIRRDSLIVSSFIFFHVGSRVVGQGFKLIEQGHVGDPFQPFAGLVAAGLGAAGIHEGNALGGYLFGYWGALGSILLFLSYFPYTKHIHIFMAPVNYTLARSENSGTLPMVKVDLEAETPELGAARLEDLSWPRVLDAYACIQCNRCQDVCPASQTGKSLSPAALEINKRMELNMLGADFESGAASPRPLLEFAITPEAVWACTTCGACMQVCPVQDEQMLDIIDIRRQQVMVEGEFPSELQSAFRGMERSGNPWGISPEKRMEWADGLRVPTIDENPEPDVLYWVGCAAAYDPGAQKVARSFVQLLDTAGVNYAVLGKRESCTGDTARRAGNEFLYQQLAEGNIATLNAVRPKLIVATCPHCMNTIGNEYPQLGGNYTVMHHTQYLEMLVGQGRLQPTLTDAGEITYHDPCYLGRHNGVYDAPRDVIRSMGLEVLELERSREGSFCCGAGGAQFWKEEEEGDERISDNRFREIQARLDRARESERTGKVVAVGCPFCKSMLNSTPAKAESDVVVKDIAEIMFERVLDRTPEPQGVTLEEILEEKPYVPNANLPESKQGAPLEDRPQPQPAPQADPAVLEDTPAPETPTERARRKWAPKAAASETPAAQPEAAPEPGRKKWAPKAAAQPEAAAAEPAPAAEPAAETGRRKWSPKAAAPAQPEAQAAETGSAGGAEEGSRRKWQPKAKAETSAEPSREKEPPKAVTESEASPAPAGLAEATGEAPRRKWQPKAAASEASAPATPPAAVTEPLSSAAAEGGRKKWQPKGKAPTAEVPTAADRAAQAPAQLEAGAGAPRKKWQPKARSEASAETPLEAPAASAQESTPAAEAAPSETGRKKWQPKKKD; encoded by the coding sequence TTGCTCCCGCTCATCCACCAGATCCTGTTCGCGGTTTTCGCCCTGATCACCGCCGGATTCGGTCTGTACGGCTTTTACCGCCTCTACCGCAAGATCACCCGGGGGCGCAGCTCTGCCGAAGCCCGCTTCGATCACCCGGTCAAGCGCCTGCTCGAGGCGGCCTGGACCTCGCTGACCCAGGAGCGCACCTTCCGCAAACGGCCCTGGATCAGCGTGCTGCACGCCTTTATCTTCTACGGCTTCGTCTACTACCTGCTGGTCAACGTCGTCGACGGCCTGGAAGGTTACTTTCACTTCGAGATCACCTCGGATAACGTCGCTGGCGCGGTCTACAACTTCCTGGCCGACATCCTGTCGCTGCTGGTCTTAATCGGCGTGGTCAGCCTTGCCATTCGCCGCTTCACCGGCAAGGGCGGGCGCGTGTTTCGCTTCAACGACCGTACCCTGCTGCACGAGCGCGTACGCGACGGCTACATCCGCCGCGACTCGCTGATCGTCTCGAGCTTCATCTTCTTCCACGTCGGTTCGCGCGTGGTGGGACAGGGCTTCAAGCTGATCGAGCAGGGCCACGTGGGCGACCCGTTCCAGCCCTTCGCGGGCCTGGTCGCCGCCGGGCTGGGCGCTGCGGGCATCCACGAGGGCAACGCCCTGGGCGGCTACCTGTTCGGCTACTGGGGAGCGCTCGGCTCGATCCTGCTGTTCCTGTCGTACTTCCCCTACACCAAGCACATCCACATCTTCATGGCGCCGGTGAACTACACGCTGGCGCGTTCCGAGAACTCGGGCACGCTTCCGATGGTCAAGGTGGACCTCGAGGCCGAAACACCCGAACTCGGGGCGGCCCGCCTCGAGGACCTGTCGTGGCCCCGCGTGCTCGACGCCTACGCCTGCATCCAGTGCAACCGCTGCCAGGACGTGTGCCCGGCCTCGCAGACCGGCAAGTCGCTCTCGCCCGCCGCCCTCGAGATCAACAAGCGCATGGAGCTCAACATGCTCGGCGCCGACTTCGAGTCGGGCGCGGCTTCCCCGCGACCGCTGCTCGAGTTCGCCATCACCCCCGAGGCCGTATGGGCCTGCACCACCTGCGGGGCCTGCATGCAGGTCTGCCCGGTGCAAGACGAGCAGATGCTCGACATCATCGACATCCGCCGCCAACAGGTGATGGTCGAGGGCGAGTTCCCCAGCGAGCTGCAGAGCGCCTTTCGCGGCATGGAACGCTCGGGCAATCCCTGGGGCATCTCGCCCGAGAAGCGCATGGAATGGGCCGACGGCCTGCGCGTACCCACCATCGACGAAAACCCGGAGCCCGACGTGCTGTACTGGGTCGGTTGCGCCGCCGCGTACGACCCCGGCGCCCAGAAAGTCGCCCGCTCCTTCGTGCAGCTGCTCGATACCGCGGGCGTGAACTACGCCGTGCTGGGCAAGCGCGAATCCTGCACCGGCGACACCGCCCGCCGCGCGGGCAACGAGTTTTTGTACCAGCAGCTCGCCGAGGGCAACATCGCCACCCTCAACGCGGTGCGCCCCAAGCTGATCGTCGCCACCTGCCCGCACTGCATGAACACCATCGGCAACGAGTACCCGCAGCTCGGCGGCAACTACACGGTCATGCACCACACCCAGTACCTCGAGATGCTGGTCGGTCAGGGGCGCCTGCAGCCGACCCTGACCGATGCGGGCGAGATCACCTACCACGACCCCTGTTACCTGGGCCGCCACAACGGCGTGTACGACGCCCCGCGTGACGTGATTCGCTCGATGGGCCTCGAGGTCCTCGAACTCGAGCGCAGCCGCGAGGGATCGTTCTGCTGCGGCGCGGGCGGCGCGCAGTTCTGGAAGGAAGAGGAAGAGGGCGACGAGCGCATCTCGGACAACCGCTTCCGCGAGATCCAAGCCCGCCTCGACCGGGCGCGCGAGAGCGAGCGGACCGGCAAGGTCGTCGCGGTCGGTTGCCCGTTTTGCAAGTCGATGCTGAACTCCACCCCCGCCAAGGCCGAGTCCGACGTGGTGGTCAAAGACATCGCCGAGATCATGTTCGAGCGCGTCTTGGACCGCACCCCCGAACCCCAGGGCGTGACCCTCGAGGAGATCCTCGAGGAAAAACCGTACGTTCCCAACGCCAACTTGCCCGAGTCGAAGCAGGGCGCTCCGCTCGAGGACCGGCCCCAGCCGCAGCCTGCTCCGCAGGCCGACCCCGCCGTGTTGGAGGACACCCCGGCCCCCGAGACACCCACCGAGCGCGCGCGCAGGAAGTGGGCGCCCAAGGCCGCCGCTTCCGAGACGCCTGCCGCGCAACCGGAAGCGGCCCCGGAGCCGGGCCGCAAGAAGTGGGCGCCCAAAGCCGCCGCCCAACCCGAGGCTGCTGCCGCCGAACCGGCGCCTGCCGCAGAACCCGCCGCCGAGACCGGCCGCCGCAAGTGGAGCCCCAAGGCTGCCGCACCCGCTCAGCCCGAAGCTCAGGCTGCGGAGACGGGCTCCGCCGGGGGAGCGGAGGAAGGAAGCCGCAGAAAGTGGCAGCCCAAAGCCAAGGCGGAAACGTCCGCCGAACCGTCCCGCGAGAAGGAACCGCCCAAAGCCGTCACCGAGAGCGAGGCATCGCCCGCTCCCGCCGGGCTTGCCGAGGCGACCGGCGAGGCCCCACGCCGGAAATGGCAGCCCAAGGCCGCCGCTTCCGAGGCGAGCGCGCCCGCGACCCCGCCCGCCGCCGTCACCGAACCGCTTTCATCGGCAGCGGCCGAGGGAGGGCGCAAGAAGTGGCAGCCCAAGGGCAAGGCCCCCACCGCCGAAGTGCCGACCGCAGCCGACCGGGCAGCGCAAGCTCCTGCGCAACTCGAGGCCGGGGCGGGGGCTCCGCGCAAGAAGTGGCAGCCCAAGGCCCGGAGTGAGGCGAGTGCCGAGACTCCCCTCGAGGCCCCGGCAGCCTCCGCTCAGGAGAGCACACCGGCAGCCGAGGCGGCTCCGTCCGAGACGGGCCGCAAGAAGTGGCAGCCCAAGAAGAAAGACTGA
- a CDS encoding SDR family NAD(P)-dependent oxidoreductase, with protein sequence MRPKRPTALITGASSGIGRDFAERLAAERHDLILTARSEDRLRALARDLEVHGTRISVLRADLSEPGAASRLAAEVEARGLRVDVLINNAGYGTYGLFADLSLPEQLRMIQLNIGALTELTWQLLPGMIARRHGRVLNVASTAAFFPGPLMAVYYASKAFVLSFSEALACELRGTGVTVTALCPGPTATGFQARAGLEGSRLFVSGRTLSSADVVDEAYQALLRGQTLVIPGRTNRLQTFLTRLVPRAVLPDLVRKAQERIH encoded by the coding sequence ATGCGCCCGAAGCGCCCGACCGCCCTGATCACCGGAGCCTCGAGCGGCATCGGCCGCGATTTCGCCGAGCGCCTCGCGGCCGAACGGCACGACCTGATCCTGACCGCGCGTTCCGAAGACCGACTGAGGGCCTTGGCCCGTGACCTCGAGGTGCACGGAACGCGGATCAGCGTGCTCCGCGCCGACCTCAGCGAACCCGGCGCGGCCTCGAGGCTGGCCGCCGAGGTGGAGGCCCGCGGCCTGCGGGTGGACGTTCTGATCAACAACGCCGGGTACGGTACCTATGGCCTGTTCGCCGACTTGAGCCTGCCCGAGCAGCTGCGCATGATTCAGCTCAACATCGGAGCGCTGACCGAGCTGACCTGGCAACTGCTGCCCGGTATGATCGCCCGCCGACACGGACGGGTACTGAACGTCGCCTCCACGGCGGCGTTCTTTCCGGGCCCGCTGATGGCGGTGTATTACGCCAGCAAGGCTTTTGTGCTGTCGTTTTCCGAGGCCCTCGCCTGCGAGCTGCGCGGCACCGGCGTGACCGTTACCGCGCTGTGCCCCGGGCCTACCGCCACGGGCTTCCAGGCCCGCGCGGGCCTGGAAGGCTCCCGACTTTTCGTCTCCGGACGCACGCTGTCATCGGCGGACGTGGTGGACGAGGCGTACCAGGCCCTGCTGCGCGGCCAGACGCTGGTAATCCCGGGACGGACCAATCGGCTGCAGACCTTCTTGACCCGGCTGGTGCCGCGGGCGGTGCTGCCCGATCTGGTCCGCAAAGCCCAGGAACGCATCCACTGA